The nucleotide sequence AATAGTTTTTGCTATATACTTATATTTATTAATTCAAAACAGGAGGAAAAAGATGGAAAATCTTTCAAACAATAATAATCAAGAAATACAAAATAATATTCAAGGAGATCTCAAAATGATAAGTATTAATCAACAAAGTTTTACTGGTTGTGAAATATTTGAGGAAAAATCTTCTCCCATTAAAGAAAAAAGTAAATTAAGTAAGATAGGTAAGAAATTACCAGGAATAAGTAGTCAAGAATGTTTTAGATTTAATCGCAATATTGATTTTAGTGTGCAAAGAAACAAGTTAGATAAATACGGTGCTAGTGAAGTAGGCAATATTCTTGTTGGAGGTGCTGGGCTGAAAGATTTAATGATAAACAGAGTGCTTAAATATTTTAATATGAGCCTACCTTTTGAAGAGAATTTATATATGTTCAAGGGCAAAGAGTTAGAGAATTTAGGATTTAGAGAGTTTGTTAAAGCATACGGCGATAATATTGATATTTTATATAAAAATAAATATGCCAACGGTGTTGATAAGTATAATTATTTCAAAAAAATGGGAAGTTCAGAAACTTTAGTGGGCTCAACAATTGATGGCTGGTTTATTAATAATAATGGCGATTTAGAACTATTAGAGATTAAAAGTAGCGACTCTAATTATATGAGTAGTGCTATTGTTGAGTACAATAAAAATGACAATTTTTTAAGCAGTAAATATTTTTTCAAATATTATGTACAAGCACAAATGCAGCTAGCATGCACTGGGCTTAAGTATTGTAATTTGTTCTTTTTAATAGATGCTGCACCAATTAACTGTAAGATTAAAAGAGATGAGGCCTTAATATCAAAAGTGTTTGAATTTGTTAATAAATGTGAATTAGAAATTATAAATTTGAAAAAAGATATTTATAGTAACTATAGAGAGGAATACTTAATGGCACATAATTTTAACGAGGATACGTTTATAAAACTTGTTGAAGATTTAGTAGAAAGGAGTGATTTTTATAGTTCTGGAGTTGAGTTTGATTGGGCAAGAGAATTTATAGAATATGTTGATTGTGCAGATCTTGAAATTAAGGATAATCAATCTGCTGAAAATCTTGCGTATGATTTAATGGAGATTAATAGTCTACAAAAAGAATTAAATAGAATCCAAAACGAAAATAAAAAAAGAGAAAAGCCCATTAAAGATAGGTTGAAGATGCTAATTTACAATATTACAAATACATATCCACTAATTGAGCAGTTAAATTATAAATTTGGAGAGTTTGTGTTTACTCTTGACCCTAAGAAAAGGGCAATATCAGATAGATTAAAGGGACTATTACCAACAAGTGGTACAGTATTTTTCCCTAGCAATATAGCATTTGCAAATAATGTTAGTGTCCCCATGTGAATGGGTGCACTAAAAAATTAAAAAAATAAATTTAATATAGGAGGATTAATTAATGCTTATTAATAAAATAAAACAAGATAATAGAACTTTAAGACCGGAGATACAAAAATGGGGTTGTTACTTTTTGTGTCTACATTACTATACAAGTCTATTTAAGCAACGTGAATTTAATGCGTATGAGATAAATGCAGCGTATTATAGATTTATAGGACTTGGATATATTAAGAGCAATTGTTTTATTATAAATCCATGTATGATACTTAATTACTACGGAATTAGAAGTAGCGTGAGATATGAGTCTTTAAATTATTTAGGTGCAGCCAATGAATTTGAAATAAGTGAAGTTAAAATCGATAAGGTTAATGGATATCACTTTATAGCAACAAAAAATAAAGAAATATTATATGATTCACTTGACTTAAAGCCACGTGGAAAAATATTTAAAGTAACTTCAAAGCGTATATTTAAACTGAAATAGTTTTACTAAAGTTTAAGGCACTTTTTAGCACATTCATAAGCTTGAATTTTATTAGCAGAAGATAGGCCGTAGATATTATCAATTTCATTGGTTGAAGAATATTTTATAAGTTCTTTAATTTGAAAAGAATTGTAGCCGTTGGATTTCAAATTTGAAATAAATAAATTTCGACATAGATGGAGAGATTTATTTACACGAAACCCCGATTTTTTAAGAAGATTTTTAAATTTATTAGAAATATGGATAATGCTAATTTGGTTGTCTTTAAACTTATGTTTGGATTTTTGAAAAAAATAAGTACGTCTTGTATCAAGATTTTTCTCATTAAAATGATTTTTGTGTGCTGTTTGGATAGCCTCGAACTCTTCTGAGTTGATAACAATTTCTCTAATACAAGTTACATTTCTTTTTTTTGCCACATTTACTTTTATGTTGTATAAAGTTTTTCCATTTTTGCTTAAAAAAGTTGAAATATCTTGCATTTTTACTTTTTGCAGTTCGGTGCCCCTGCAGCCACTTATTGCGAGTAAATGTAAAAACCAACCAGATATTGGATCAGCTTGTTTAAGAGTTTTGATGCATTTTTCAATTAGTTTGCCAATTTTTGGGGTCAAATAAAATTTAGGAGTTGGCTTTGAAGCTTTTTTAGTAGGCTTAGAAGAAATTTTTAGTGAATTTTTAAGAATTTTATTTTCATTTATTAGTTTTTGATGATCTTGTAATAATTTGAGCATAAAATCTATGTTGAAATTATTTAAATTAAGATAATTATTCATGTCCATAAAATCCTCTCCTTATAAGTGTTACTTTTAAATTAAGTAAAAGTAATAAAAATTGATTAAAAATGTAATTTATATTTTACCAAAAACAAAAAAATTTAGTCAAATTGTGTGGCTTCTCATTGCATGCAAAATTTGGATTGTAGGATAGCTGTGATAAACAGAAGAGGCAATTTTTAAGGGGTGCACTTAAGAAAGATACTATACTTTAAGTGATATATAGCAAAGACTTTGAAATTTAAGTTGTATGTGTTTTGTAGTCTCTTATAATGAGTAGTGCATTTGCAATGGAGAGATTTTTGGGAGTTGGTTAAAATTACATTTGCGTTTTGTTAATATGTAATAGCTGAATGTAACAAAATTATATATTTAAATCTTTGAAAAATTGTAATTGTTTGGGGTTGCGTTATGATTTAGACTTACGGAGTAACTTATGAATAAAAAAATGAAAATGTTTATTATTTGTGCTGTTTTTGCATTGATGATTTCTTGCAAGAATTATGCAAGTGGTGAAGATTTAAAACAAAATTTAAAAGAACAAGTTGAGGGATTTTTAGATATAAAAAAAGAAGAGTTGTTTGGAGGGTTTGAAAAACCAGAAGCAAAAGTTAAACCAAAAGCTGAAGAATTAGTGCAAGCTGATGAGCCACAGGGGCAAGGTGAAGATCAAGTGGTTCAAGGTGTTGTTGAAGATTCAGAATCAAAAAAAAATGGGATTGACAAAAATGATCAAGAATTACAAGAGGAGATTGAAAAAGAAATAAAAGAATTAAAAGATAAAATAGATAAAGCAGATCCTAAGAATATTTCTATTAGAACATATTCAGGGTATGAAAAGAAAATAAAAGAATTAAAGGAAAAATTAGAAGAAAAACTAAAAGATGAAAAAGATAAAGAAAAGTTTAAAAACGAATTAGAAACCCTTGAAAAAACTTTAAAGGATAAAATGGAGAAAAGGAAAAAAGAATTAGAAGAGGTTAGGAAAAAATTTCAAGAATTTAAAGAACAAGTTGATACTGCAACTGGAGTAACTTATGGTCAGCAAGTTAAAGGAAAAGGCAGTATTGGATTTCAAGCTTGGCAGTGTGCTAAAAATTTAGGGTTAAGCATAAGTAATATCAATAGTAATACTGATGAATTAGCAAACAAAGTTATAGATGATTCACTTGAAAAGATTGAAGAAGAGCTTAAAAGCATTGAAGAAGAGTCAAAAAATGTTAAAAAATAAAAGAAGTGGTTTTGAAAGTATAAATTATAAAAATAAAAATTATAACCGGGCTTGTTTTTCTATTTATATTAACATTGCTTAAGTATTTGGTTAAAATGTAACTTTTTAAAAGTTGTTATTTATTAATTATAAAAGGGCACAATGAATAGTTTTAATTTTAATTTTTTGTTTTTATTTATATTAATTGGTTGTAATGTACATTACAACCAAGATTTTGATAAATTTTCAACAGGCATGGAGCATTCATTTAATGATTTTGAATATGCTAATAATAAAAAAATAGAAATAGAAGAAAGAGAGATATTGGAAAGAGAAAAAAGAGATCAATTAGCAAATGAAAATAAAATTAGATCTTCTATAAAAGAATTTAAAAGTCAAATTGAATATTATAGAGATAAATTCCAATATAAAATCAAAAGATTAGAAGAAGAAATCGAGGAAGAAACTCAAAATTTAAATTTTTTTGTTAAAGAAGGCCATAAAAGAAGTCGGGCGCCTAATGTTTATCAATTTCATCTTGATGAAATTATAAGATTAACAAATGAAAAAAAGAAGTTAGTTTTTCAAGAAAAAGCTATATTCAGCTAAAAGACAATAGTATTAAGCACCATAAAGTTTATATTGATGCAATAGAGGCAGCTTTTCCCAATATTAAGTATAAATTAATTGAATGGAAAAACTCTAATATTGAAAGATATAAGGCTAATATTGAAAGATATACAAATGGAATAAAAATGTTATATGAAATAGAGAATAAAGATTTAGATGATGAAGCTTTAATTGTTAAATTTAGGTCTGAATTCTATAAATTAGAAGATGATAATATGATTGAAGAGAATAAAAATTTAGTTGAAATTTGGAAAGAGGATATTGAAAACTGTCAATATAGCATAATATCTTATGAAGTTGACTATAATAGATATAATAACCTAAAATCCGAGGTTGATTCATTAGAAGCTCTGAACTTAATACTTTAAGATATAAAGAATTCAATTGAAGAAAAGAAATTAGAAATAAATATGTTGAAAAATAGGATTGAAGAAAAAGAATTAAGAAATAAAGAATTAGAAGAAAAGCTTAAAGAACCTGCAGATAAACAAGAGTAAAAAATGGTATTAAAAACATAAATTATGATGAACAAGACTAATTGATAGTCTTGTTTTTTTATTTACATTCAAACTTATTTGTTGCTATTCTAATGAGATCGATTAAAGCACCAATATATAAAAATCCAAATGTAAATAGGTATAACATACCAGTTCCTATTTTCCCTACATAAAATCTGTGAACTCCTAAGTAACCAAGAAATAAGCATAGTAAAAATACTATAAGTTTATTGTAGTTTTCAGCCTGTTTATTTTTGACCCCGCAAGAAATACAAATTTCAGCATCTTTTTTAATTGTTTTGCCACAAGAATGGCAATATATTTCGTCAACAGCTTTTGACATGATTTTACGCTCCTTTTTAAAATAAAACATACTTATCTAAAATCATTTAATATAAGTAAATTATATTTTTACGTATTTAAATTTAATGAACATTTGAAATATAGATCAAGATTTAATAGGTATAAAGAAATTTACAGTTTATGTTAACAATTAATAAATTGCTTTACTATTTAGAGTAACAAATTGTTAATTTTGTTAATTTAGGAGAATTTCCTTGAAAAGAGCCAAAAGGTCTTTTGATGATTATGTTGCGTATTTTCGCGAGGGTTCATTAAGTGATGGAGAAATAGCAGCTAAACTGGGGGTTTCTAAAGTAAATGTGTGGAGAATGAGACAAAGATGGGAAAGTGGAGAAAGTGTTGTTAACGAGGGCTCTAGAG is from Borreliella mayonii and encodes:
- a CDS encoding DUF261 domain-containing protein, producing MLINKIKQDNRTLRPEIQKWGCYFLCLHYYTSLFKQREFNAYEINAAYYRFIGLGYIKSNCFIINPCMILNYYGIRSSVRYESLNYLGAANEFEISEVKIDKVNGYHFIATKNKEILYDSLDLKPRGKIFKVTSKRIFKLK
- a CDS encoding TM2 domain-containing protein is translated as MSKAVDEIYCHSCGKTIKKDAEICISCGVKNKQAENYNKLIVFLLCLFLGYLGVHRFYVGKIGTGMLYLFTFGFLYIGALIDLIRIATNKFECK
- a CDS encoding tyrosine-type recombinase/integrase, whose translation is MDMNNYLNLNNFNIDFMLKLLQDHQKLINENKILKNSLKISSKPTKKASKPTPKFYLTPKIGKLIEKCIKTLKQADPISGWFLHLLAISGCRGTELQKVKMQDISTFLSKNGKTLYNIKVNVAKKRNVTCIREIVINSEEFEAIQTAHKNHFNEKNLDTRRTYFFQKSKHKFKDNQISIIHISNKFKNLLKKSGFRVNKSLHLCRNLFISNLKSNGYNSFQIKELIKYSSTNEIDNIYGLSSANKIQAYECAKKCLKL
- a CDS encoding DUF244 domain-containing protein; the encoded protein is MENLSNNNNQEIQNNIQGDLKMISINQQSFTGCEIFEEKSSPIKEKSKLSKIGKKLPGISSQECFRFNRNIDFSVQRNKLDKYGASEVGNILVGGAGLKDLMINRVLKYFNMSLPFEENLYMFKGKELENLGFREFVKAYGDNIDILYKNKYANGVDKYNYFKKMGSSETLVGSTIDGWFINNNGDLELLEIKSSDSNYMSSAIVEYNKNDNFLSSKYFFKYYVQAQMQLACTGLKYCNLFFLIDAAPINCKIKRDEALISKVFEFVNKCELEIINLKKDIYSNYREEYLMAHNFNEDTFIKLVEDLVERSDFYSSGVEFDWAREFIEYVDCADLEIKDNQSAENLAYDLMEINSLQKELNRIQNENKKREKPIKDRLKMLIYNITNTYPLIEQLNYKFGEFVFTLDPKKRAISDRLKGLLPTSGTVFFPSNIAFANNVSVPM